Proteins from one Cervus canadensis isolate Bull #8, Minnesota chromosome 25, ASM1932006v1, whole genome shotgun sequence genomic window:
- the LOC122427394 gene encoding 17-beta-hydroxysteroid dehydrogenase type 6-like: MWLHLAVLVGLYYLLRWYRETQVVSHLRDKFVFITGCDSGFGNLLARQLDLRGLRVLAACLTEQGAEQLRNETSDRLQTVILDVTKTESIAAATEWVKERVGGRGTTQISFVFISSLNVTGRSPVKKDSKVFSRT, translated from the coding sequence ATGTGGCTGCACCTGGCGGTCCTCGTGGGCCTCTACTACCTCCTGCGCTGGTACCGGGAGACGCAGGTGGTGAGCCACCTCCGGGACAAGTTCGTCTTCATCACGGGCTGTGACTCGGGCTTCGGGAACCTGCTGGCCAGGCAGCTGGACCTGCGAGGCTTGAGGGTCCTGGCTGCGTGTCTGACGGAGCAGGGGGCCGAGCAGCTGAGGAACGAGACGTCAGACAGGCTGCAGACGGTGATCCTGGATGTCACCAAGACTGAGAGCATCGCTGCGGCCACTGAGTGGGTGAAGGAGCGTGTGGGGGGCAGAGGTACCACCcagatttcttttgtatttatttcttctctcaatGTGACGGGGAGATCCCCTGTCAAGAAAGATTCCAAGGTGTTTTCCAGGACTTGA